DNA sequence from the Sphingomonas taxi genome:
GACAATGCGGCGCTGGCGATGCGGATGACCGCGGTCGATGCGGCGCGGGCGGCGGGTGAGGCGACGGTGCCGACGACGATCGCGCTGGAGCGGGCGACCAACCCTTTCCTGCGTGCGACCGACGCCGGAGAGTTCGCCAAGCTACGCGAATCAAAGGATAACTTCCGCGGCTGAAACGTTCCGGTCGCGGTGCAGGAGACGTGCTGATGATGACCGTGAGACCTTTCGTCGCGTTGCTCGCCGTCTGTGCGGCGGGCTGCACCCAGACTCCGAAGCAGGTCGCGGCGGCGGAGCAGGCGAGCGCCGCCGCCGCCACCGATCTGGCCAAGGAACTGGCCGGGTTGACGCCGGGCAGGTCCGGCACCTGCATGCCGCAGTTTCCGAGCACGCAGGTCAAGGCCTATGGTCCGACGATCGTCTATGTCGTCAGCAACGGCGTCAAATACCGCAGCGATACCGCCGGCGGTTGCGAGCGCATCGCGCGCGGCGATATTCTCATTACGCGCACGCCCACCGGCCAATTGTGCCAGGGCGACATCGCCACGACGGTCGATTCGGCGTCGCGCACGTTCAGCGGCAGTTGCTCGTTCGGGCCGTTCGTCCGCTACAGCCGGGACGGGAAATGATCCGCCCGCTGCTGATCGCCGCGCTGGCGCTGCCGCTGCTCGCCGCCAAGTCCGATCCCCTCGCCGGGCGGGTGGCGGAAGCCCCCGCCAATTGCATCAGCCTGACGTCGATGCAGGGGCCGTCGATCGTCGACGCGCATACGATCCTCTACACGCAGGGCGCGCGCGTGTGGAAGACCGGCCCGGTCGGCGCCTGTCCGTCGCTGGCACCGTTCACCACCCTGGTGATCGACGTCTATGGCGGACAATTGTGCAAGAACGACCGCTTCCGCGTGATCACGCCGGGAATGACGATCCCGTCGGGCTATTGCCGCTTCACCGAATTCACCCCGTATGTGCGGGTGAAAAAATAGCGTCCGAACCGTTCGCCCCGAGCTTGGTGAAGGGCCTCGCGGCTTTCTGTGTTTCGACAGGCTCAGCACGAACGGGATGAGGCTGGTCTTTCATCCCACCGTTTGCCCTGAGCCTGTCGAAGGGCGATCCCGCACACGGGACCGCCGCTGCGTGACGGATGCTTCGACAGGCTCGGTGAGCGGGTCCGCGACCGCGCCGATTAAAGCACGAACCGGCTGAGATCGGTATTGCGGGCGATGCCGGCGAGTTGCTTGTCGACATAGGCCGAATCCACCGTCACCGGCTCGCTGCGATCCTCGGCGTCGAAGCTCACCTCCTCCAGCAGCTTCTCCATCACCGTCTGCAACCGCCGCGCGCCGATATTCTCGACCTGGCCGTTCACCTCGGCGGCGATGCGCGCGATCGCGGCGATGCCGTCGTCGGTGAAGCTCACCTCGGCGCCCTCGGTCGCCAGCAAGGCCTTATATTGCGCGGGCAGCGACGCCTTGGTGTCCGACAGGATCGCGATGAAATCCTCCTCGGTCAGCCCTTTCAGCTCGACGCGGATCGGCAGGCGGCCCTGCAATTCCGGCAGCAGGTCGCTCGGCTTAGCGACGTGGAAGGCGCCGCTGGCGATGAAGAGGATATGGTCGGTCTTCATCGGCCCGTATTTGGTCGCCACCGTTGTGCCCTCGATCAGCGGCAGCAGGTCGCGTTGCACGCCCTCGCGGCTGACCGAACCGCCGCGCACGTCGCTGACCGCGATCTTGTCGATCTCGTCGAGGAAGACGATGCCGTTCGCCTCCGCGTCGGCGAGCGCGGTGCGGCTGACCTCGTCCTGGTCGAGGCGCTTGTCCGCCTCTTCCTCGACGAGCTTGTCCCATGCCGCGCGGACCGACAGCTTGCGGCGCTTGAGCGGCTGGCCGCCGCCGAACGACTTCATCATCTCCGACAGGTTGATCATCTGCGGTCCGGCACCGGGTACCTCGAACGGCGTCGTCGCAGCCTGTTCCAGCTCGATCTCGATCTCGGTCGCGTCGAGATGGCCGTCGGCGAAGCGCTGCTTGAAGCTCTCGCGCGTCGCCGCGCTCGAATCCTTGCCGACCAGCGCATCGAGCAGGCGCTTCATCGCCGCCTCCTCGGCCTTGTCCTTCACCGCGACGCGGCGGCGCTCTTTCTCCAGCCGGATCGCCTCCTCGACGAGGTCGCGGGCGATCTGTTCGACGTCGCGACCGACATAGCCGACCTCGGTGAACTTGGTCGCCTCGACCTTGACGAAGGGCGCGTCGGCGAGCTTCGCCAGCCGGCGGCTGATCTCGGTCTTGCCGCAGCCGGTCGGCCCGATCATCAGGATGTTCTTGGGCGTCACCTCGTCGCGCAGATCGGCGGAGAGCTGCTGGCGCCGCCAGCGGTTGCGCATCGCCACCGCGACCGCACGCTTGGCGTCGCGCTGGCCGATGATATGGGCGTCGAGGGCGGCGACGATCGCCTTGGGGGTGAGGTTCTGGTTCATGGTCTGCCGGGTTGCCCGAGGCCAAAATAACGGCCTGGGATCAAGGAAAGGTCACGGAAAGTCAGGGGTCCGAACGGC
Encoded proteins:
- the hslU gene encoding ATP-dependent protease ATPase subunit HslU — its product is MNQNLTPKAIVAALDAHIIGQRDAKRAVAVAMRNRWRRQQLSADLRDEVTPKNILMIGPTGCGKTEISRRLAKLADAPFVKVEATKFTEVGYVGRDVEQIARDLVEEAIRLEKERRRVAVKDKAEEAAMKRLLDALVGKDSSAATRESFKQRFADGHLDATEIEIELEQAATTPFEVPGAGPQMINLSEMMKSFGGGQPLKRRKLSVRAAWDKLVEEEADKRLDQDEVSRTALADAEANGIVFLDEIDKIAVSDVRGGSVSREGVQRDLLPLIEGTTVATKYGPMKTDHILFIASGAFHVAKPSDLLPELQGRLPIRVELKGLTEEDFIAILSDTKASLPAQYKALLATEGAEVSFTDDGIAAIARIAAEVNGQVENIGARRLQTVMEKLLEEVSFDAEDRSEPVTVDSAYVDKQLAGIARNTDLSRFVL